In one Echinicola marina genomic region, the following are encoded:
- a CDS encoding YifB family Mg chelatase-like AAA ATPase, translating into MVAKTFGSTVSGVDAKLITIEVNVGQGTSFYMVGLPDSAVKESQQRVESALKYFGYRMPRQKVVVNLAPADIRKEGSAYDLPIAMGILKASEQVGFPELEQYVIMGELSLDGQLRPIKGVLPIAIEARRSGFKGVILPKMNASEASIVNNLDVIGVETLEEAIGFLDGELEIEPLVTDTRDIFYHSLEDYEFDFADVQGQDNIKRAMEIAAAGGHNVVMIGPPGAGKTMLAKRLPSILPPLTLQEALETTKIHSVAGRLGNEATLIAQRPFRSPHHTISDVALVGGGGNPQPGEISLSHNGVLFLDELPEFKRTVLEVMRQPLEERKVTISRAKVSVDYPANFMLIASMNPCPCGYYNHPDKECVCAPGVVQRYLNKVSGPLLDRIDLHVEVTPVKFEEMTSMNKAEDSSSIRERVIAGREMQVKRFEEHKDIYCNAMMPSHLVKEVCQINEGGKKLLKTAMERLGLSARAYDRILKVARTIADLSGSEQIKVEHLAEAIQYRSLDREGWAG; encoded by the coding sequence ATGGTAGCTAAAACTTTTGGAAGCACGGTGTCCGGAGTCGATGCCAAGCTGATTACAATAGAAGTAAATGTAGGTCAGGGAACAAGTTTTTATATGGTAGGCCTACCGGACAGTGCGGTAAAGGAAAGCCAGCAAAGGGTGGAATCAGCCTTGAAATATTTTGGTTATAGGATGCCCCGGCAAAAAGTAGTTGTCAATTTGGCCCCGGCAGATATCCGTAAAGAGGGCTCAGCTTATGATCTTCCCATTGCCATGGGGATATTAAAAGCATCTGAGCAGGTCGGCTTTCCGGAATTGGAGCAGTATGTCATCATGGGCGAATTGTCCCTAGATGGTCAGCTAAGGCCTATCAAGGGCGTATTGCCCATAGCCATAGAAGCAAGAAGGTCAGGTTTCAAGGGGGTGATCTTACCTAAAATGAATGCTTCGGAAGCCTCTATCGTTAATAATTTGGATGTGATCGGTGTAGAGACCTTGGAAGAGGCAATAGGTTTTTTGGATGGGGAATTGGAGATCGAACCATTGGTGACCGATACTCGGGACATATTTTACCACAGCCTGGAGGATTACGAATTTGACTTTGCGGATGTCCAAGGGCAGGACAATATCAAAAGGGCCATGGAGATAGCCGCAGCAGGAGGCCATAATGTGGTGATGATTGGCCCTCCAGGTGCTGGTAAAACCATGTTGGCCAAAAGGCTGCCTTCCATTTTACCTCCTTTGACTTTACAGGAAGCTTTGGAAACCACTAAAATTCATTCTGTCGCAGGAAGACTAGGAAATGAAGCAACACTTATAGCACAAAGACCTTTTCGCTCTCCCCATCATACCATAAGTGATGTGGCGTTGGTCGGTGGAGGGGGCAATCCCCAGCCGGGAGAAATCTCCCTTTCGCATAATGGGGTGCTATTTTTAGATGAATTGCCGGAGTTTAAAAGGACGGTGCTTGAGGTAATGCGCCAACCTCTGGAAGAGCGTAAGGTAACCATCAGCCGGGCAAAAGTCTCTGTGGACTATCCTGCTAATTTTATGTTGATTGCCAGCATGAACCCATGCCCATGTGGCTATTATAATCATCCTGATAAGGAGTGTGTTTGCGCACCAGGGGTAGTTCAGCGATATTTGAACAAGGTAAGCGGTCCCTTATTGGATAGGATTGATCTGCATGTGGAGGTAACCCCCGTGAAGTTTGAAGAAATGACTTCCATGAATAAGGCAGAAGACAGTTCCTCTATTAGGGAAAGGGTGATTGCGGGAAGGGAAATGCAGGTGAAACGTTTTGAAGAGCATAAAGATATCTACTGCAATGCCATGATGCCATCGCATTTGGTTAAAGAAGTGTGTCAGATCAATGAAGGAGGAAAAAAACTGCTGAAAACCGCTATGGAAAGATTGGGGTTGTCTGCCCGAGCTTATGATAGGATCTTGAAAGTAGCGAGGACGATAGCGGATTTGTCAGGAAGTGAGCAGATTAAAGTAGAACATCTGGCAGAGGCTATTCAGTACAGAAGTTTGGATCGTGAAGGATGGGCAGGTTAA
- a CDS encoding DUF4293 domain-containing protein, which produces MIQRVQTIFLFLVAVAMLLVTYFPIWTQVNVDQTESLKLTAWSMTHMNVTSDSVIEETGTYYIGALAILAALIALYSLSQFKTRTKQMFLNMINSLVMVINLGIIVYITYSYNLDFNPMASGAFMLGFYTIIVAMIFNIVANRFIRKDELLVKSVDRIR; this is translated from the coding sequence GTTCAAACTATCTTCTTATTCCTTGTGGCCGTTGCCATGCTTTTGGTTACTTATTTCCCTATTTGGACACAAGTAAATGTAGATCAAACTGAAAGCCTTAAACTGACGGCTTGGTCAATGACCCATATGAATGTGACCAGCGATTCGGTAATAGAAGAAACTGGTACTTATTATATCGGCGCATTGGCTATTCTTGCAGCCTTAATTGCCCTTTACAGCCTTAGCCAGTTCAAGACCAGAACAAAACAAATGTTCCTAAATATGATCAACTCCTTAGTGATGGTCATCAACCTAGGTATCATCGTATACATTACTTATAGCTATAATTTAGACTTTAACCCTATGGCCAGTGGCGCCTTTATGCTGGGTTTCTATACCATTATTGTCGCAATGATCTTCAATATTGTGGCCAATAGGTTTATCAGAAAAGACGAATTATTGGTAAAGTCAGTAGACAGAATTCGATAA
- a CDS encoding RNA polymerase sigma factor produces the protein MKSIFEKDLIAACIRQDRKAQFELFERYKVALYSTVYRILDDEAEAHDALQESFIEIFKGIKKFRGESTLGAWMKKIAVRKAIHMAKKRIYFSSLDQVDAFSEAGVLDGWIDGEMLDQAIRKLPVGCRSVFLMIEVEGFKHAECAQMLSISESTSKSQLFYAKKLLRESLNQVLKA, from the coding sequence ATGAAGTCAATTTTTGAAAAAGATCTTATTGCTGCATGTATAAGGCAGGATCGAAAAGCCCAGTTTGAGCTCTTCGAGCGATATAAGGTGGCCTTGTATTCCACAGTGTATAGAATTTTGGATGATGAGGCTGAGGCACATGATGCCCTACAAGAATCCTTTATTGAGATATTCAAGGGGATTAAAAAATTTAGGGGGGAGAGTACTTTGGGTGCATGGATGAAAAAAATAGCAGTGAGAAAAGCGATTCATATGGCGAAAAAACGGATATATTTTTCATCATTGGATCAGGTGGATGCCTTTTCTGAAGCAGGTGTTCTTGATGGTTGGATAGATGGGGAAATGCTGGATCAAGCCATAAGGAAATTGCCGGTGGGATGTAGAAGTGTCTTTTTGATGATAGAAGTGGAGGGGTTTAAGCATGCAGAATGTGCCCAAATGCTGTCTATTTCAGAAAGTACTTCCAAGTCCCAGCTGTTTTATGCTAAAAAGTTATTACGAGAAAGTTTAAATCAAGTACTGAAGGCATGA
- a CDS encoding ABC transporter ATP-binding protein → MRTYLRILAYARPYRQYFPFYIVYAFLAIIFGLLNFTLLKPLFDVIFEQVNPEELEKYAHQPDFSFTIDYFMHLFNHYFIQVAEMHGKFGTLVYVCIIIVVSVFLSNLFTYLSGVVLAKVRADVIKKMRMNVFDQVSRMHIGYFSNERKGDLMSKMTNDIQEVENSVVQSLRVVFREPVTIILYFGALFFMSVKLTIFTILIIPISGALIGGITKRLKKKAIESQESLGRIVNILDETIGGMRVVKAFGARNYVYDKFDEETGKYSSINVSMARRNELASPMSQFLGVFVVAGILLYGGSLVLNNASDLSASEFLAYIILFTQVLNPAKEISRAMSTIQRGLASAERIFKVIDTPSEIQDAVSPRSLAQFNSKVEFDHVNFGYEHVLVLKDIHFTLEKGKTIALVGPSGGGKSTIADLLPRFYDPLDGIVKLDGVNIKDYKIADLRNLVGIVTQESILFNDTVFNNIAFGLKDVSMDAVIKAAKIANAHEFIEKLEEGYQTNIGERGSKLSGGQRQRLSIARAVLKNPPILILDEATSALDSESERLVQEALTNLMSHRTTLVIAHRLSTIQHADEILVIQQGEIVERGTHESLMEKEGLYKKLSSMQSV, encoded by the coding sequence ATGAGGACCTATTTAAGAATTCTGGCCTATGCCAGACCATACAGACAATATTTTCCTTTTTATATAGTATATGCATTTCTGGCAATCATTTTTGGTTTGCTAAATTTCACTTTGCTCAAACCCTTGTTTGATGTGATTTTTGAACAGGTGAATCCGGAAGAGCTGGAAAAATATGCCCATCAGCCCGATTTTTCTTTTACCATAGATTATTTTATGCACCTTTTTAACCATTATTTTATTCAGGTAGCAGAAATGCATGGGAAGTTTGGGACTTTGGTTTATGTCTGTATTATTATCGTGGTTTCGGTATTCCTCTCCAATCTATTTACGTATTTGTCTGGAGTGGTTCTGGCCAAGGTGCGTGCTGATGTGATCAAAAAGATGCGTATGAATGTCTTTGATCAGGTGAGTCGAATGCATATCGGTTATTTTTCCAATGAGCGGAAAGGAGACCTGATGTCCAAAATGACCAATGATATTCAAGAAGTAGAAAATAGCGTGGTTCAATCTCTGAGGGTTGTTTTTAGAGAACCTGTTACCATTATTTTATACTTTGGAGCCTTGTTTTTTATGTCAGTAAAGCTGACCATTTTTACTATTTTGATTATTCCGATTTCAGGGGCATTGATTGGAGGGATTACCAAGCGACTGAAAAAGAAGGCCATTGAAAGCCAAGAGTCATTGGGGAGGATTGTAAATATTTTGGATGAAACCATAGGGGGAATGCGTGTGGTGAAAGCCTTTGGTGCAAGGAATTATGTTTATGATAAATTTGACGAGGAGACAGGAAAGTATTCTTCTATTAATGTTTCAATGGCACGCAGGAATGAGCTGGCCTCTCCAATGTCTCAGTTTTTGGGCGTTTTTGTTGTGGCAGGTATCCTTTTGTATGGAGGCAGTTTGGTTCTTAATAATGCTTCAGATTTAAGTGCCAGTGAATTTTTGGCTTATATTATTTTATTTACTCAGGTACTTAATCCTGCAAAGGAAATTTCTAGAGCCATGAGTACCATTCAAAGGGGCTTGGCATCTGCAGAAAGAATTTTTAAGGTGATAGATACTCCTTCGGAAATCCAAGATGCAGTATCTCCCAGATCTCTTGCTCAATTCAATAGTAAGGTGGAGTTTGATCATGTCAATTTTGGATACGAGCATGTGTTGGTATTAAAGGATATTCATTTTACCTTAGAGAAGGGGAAAACCATCGCTTTGGTGGGGCCATCCGGGGGAGGGAAATCTACTATTGCTGATTTATTGCCTAGGTTTTATGATCCTCTTGATGGCATCGTGAAGTTAGATGGAGTGAACATCAAGGATTACAAAATTGCTGATTTGAGAAACTTAGTAGGGATTGTTACCCAAGAGTCAATACTGTTTAATGATACAGTATTTAATAATATTGCTTTTGGGCTGAAAGATGTGTCCATGGATGCGGTGATAAAGGCTGCAAAGATTGCCAATGCGCATGAGTTTATAGAGAAATTGGAGGAGGGGTATCAGACCAATATTGGAGAACGTGGCAGTAAATTGTCTGGCGGGCAAAGGCAGCGGTTGAGTATTGCACGGGCAGTTTTGAAAAATCCACCTATCCTGATACTGGATGAAGCCACTTCAGCATTGGACTCCGAGTCGGAACGTTTGGTGCAGGAAGCATTGACCAATTTGATGAGTCATAGGACTACACTGGTGATTGCGCACCGCTTAAGCACCATACAGCATGCTGATGAGATATTGGTGATACAGCAAGGTGAAATAGTGGAAAGAGGAACGCATGAGAGCCTGATGGAAAAAGAAGGTTTGTACAAGAAGCTTTCCTCAATGCAGTCAGTTTAG
- a CDS encoding trans-sulfuration enzyme family protein, with product MKFETIAIHGGNLITDSHRPVVQPITLSTTFEHQKDSLIYSRANNPNRMALENLLAKLEMGKSAAAFSSGNAAGMAVFQALPHGSHVIAPSDMYHGLKKQLVEIFHDKLEVTFIDLSYSQKLKKSLQPNTKLIWIESPSNPLLKISDIKALCKLARENDIISICDNTFATPVFQNPLKLGADMVMHSTTKYLGGHSDILGGALITKEENKFWDQILNVQKTGGAVPSPFDCYYLTRSIKTLAYRMKGHAEHAGIIATFLNQHPMVENVFYPGLTQHPGHQIAANQMTGFGGILSFLIKGGPENADKFISHLKFFSNATSLGGVESLIERRAAVEGPDTKTPQNLIRVSVGLEHLEDLLEDLEQAFKKIKN from the coding sequence ATGAAATTCGAGACCATAGCCATTCATGGAGGGAATTTGATAACGGACAGCCACAGACCGGTAGTTCAACCCATTACCCTATCCACCACTTTTGAACACCAAAAAGATTCCCTGATATATTCCCGAGCCAATAATCCCAATAGAATGGCCCTGGAAAATCTATTGGCCAAACTTGAAATGGGAAAATCCGCTGCAGCCTTCTCTTCAGGAAATGCCGCAGGAATGGCTGTTTTTCAAGCTCTCCCTCACGGAAGCCATGTAATCGCCCCATCAGACATGTACCATGGTCTCAAAAAACAGTTGGTTGAAATATTCCATGATAAGCTGGAAGTTACATTCATTGACCTTAGTTATAGCCAAAAACTCAAAAAAAGCCTTCAACCCAATACTAAACTCATTTGGATAGAAAGTCCTTCCAATCCATTACTAAAAATCAGTGACATCAAGGCCCTATGTAAATTGGCTAGGGAAAATGATATTATCTCTATTTGCGACAATACCTTCGCCACTCCTGTATTCCAAAATCCTTTGAAACTAGGAGCCGATATGGTGATGCATAGTACGACCAAATACCTCGGGGGGCACAGTGATATTCTTGGAGGGGCATTGATTACAAAAGAGGAAAATAAGTTTTGGGATCAAATACTAAATGTTCAAAAAACCGGGGGAGCGGTCCCTTCTCCTTTTGACTGCTATTACCTAACCAGAAGCATAAAAACCTTGGCCTATAGAATGAAAGGCCATGCCGAGCATGCTGGGATTATCGCCACCTTCTTGAATCAGCATCCAATGGTCGAAAATGTCTTTTATCCAGGATTAACACAGCATCCCGGTCATCAGATAGCCGCAAATCAAATGACTGGTTTTGGGGGAATCCTTTCTTTTCTAATAAAAGGAGGACCGGAAAATGCGGACAAATTCATCTCCCACCTCAAATTCTTCAGTAATGCTACTAGCTTGGGCGGTGTGGAAAGCCTTATTGAAAGAAGAGCTGCAGTAGAAGGCCCCGATACCAAAACCCCGCAAAATCTTATCCGTGTTTCTGTCGGCCTGGAACATTTGGAAGACCTTCTAGAAGACCTAGAACAGGCTTTCAAAAAAATCAAGAACTAA